A single genomic interval of Pseudomonas sp. FeN3W harbors:
- the hisC gene encoding histidinol-phosphate transaminase, with product MSKFWSPFVKDLVPYVPGEQPKLSKLVKLNTNENPYGPSPRAIAAMQAELNDGLRLYPDPNGERLKQAVAEYYGVCPAQVFVGNGSDEVLAHAFHGLFQHDRPLLFPDISYSFYPVYCGLYGIAYETVALDEQFQIDVADYNRPNGGIIFPNPNAPTGCLLPLQAIEQLLQANTESVVLVDEAYVDFGGESAIALVDRYPNLLVTQTLSKSRSLAGLRVGLAVGHPDLIEALERIKNSFNSYPLDRIAIAGAAAAFEDRAYFQQTCQQVIDSREAVVTAMQGLGFEVLPSAANFIFARHRQRDAAAIAASLREQGVIVRHFKQPRIEQFLRITIGTPEQNHALLAALG from the coding sequence ATGAGCAAATTCTGGAGCCCCTTCGTCAAGGACCTGGTGCCCTATGTGCCGGGTGAGCAGCCCAAGCTGAGCAAGCTGGTCAAGCTCAACACCAACGAGAACCCCTATGGCCCATCGCCACGTGCGATCGCCGCGATGCAGGCCGAGCTCAACGACGGTCTGCGGCTGTATCCGGACCCGAACGGCGAGCGGCTGAAGCAGGCGGTGGCCGAATATTACGGCGTGTGCCCAGCTCAGGTCTTCGTCGGCAATGGCTCGGACGAAGTGCTAGCCCATGCCTTTCATGGTTTGTTCCAGCATGACCGCCCGCTGCTGTTTCCTGATATCAGCTACAGCTTCTACCCGGTGTACTGTGGGCTGTATGGCATCGCCTACGAAACCGTCGCGCTCGATGAACAGTTCCAGATCGATGTGGCCGATTACAACCGGCCGAACGGCGGCATCATCTTCCCTAACCCGAATGCGCCGACTGGCTGCCTGCTTCCACTTCAGGCGATCGAGCAGCTATTGCAGGCGAACACTGAATCCGTGGTGCTGGTCGATGAGGCCTATGTGGATTTCGGCGGTGAGTCTGCCATCGCACTGGTGGACCGTTATCCGAATCTGCTGGTGACGCAGACGCTGTCCAAGTCGCGTTCGCTGGCCGGCCTTCGTGTGGGTCTGGCAGTCGGCCATCCGGATCTGATCGAGGCGCTGGAGCGGATCAAGAACAGCTTCAATTCCTACCCGCTGGACCGTATCGCCATCGCTGGCGCCGCGGCGGCGTTCGAGGATCGCGCCTATTTCCAGCAGACCTGTCAGCAGGTCATCGACAGTCGCGAGGCGGTGGTGACGGCGATGCAGGGGCTGGGTTTCGAGGTGCTGCCGTCGGCGGCGAACTTTATCTTCGCGCGTCATCGGCAGCGTGATGCGGCAGCGATAGCTGCGAGCCTGCGCGAGCAGGGCGTGATCGTGCGGCATTTCAAGCAGCCACGTATCGAGCAGTTCTTGCGTATCACCATCGGTACGCCGGAGCAGAATCACGCGCTGTTGGCTGCGCTCGGCTGA
- the hisD gene encoding histidinol dehydrogenase, translating to MTAPSAIRRLNAADADFARHLDHLLSWESVSDDGVNERVLEIIKAVRERGDAALVELTQRFDGLQVASMADLILPRARLEQALERITPEQREALEIAAERVRSYHERQKQDSWTYTEADGTVLGQKVTPLDRAGLYVPGGKASYPSSVLMNAIPAKVAGVPEVVMVVPTPRGELNELVLAAACIAGVDRVFTIGGAQAVAALAYGTESVPPVDKIVGPGNIYVATAKRHVFGKVGIDMIAGPSEILVVCDGQTDPDWIAMDLFSQAEHDEDAQSILVSPDAVFLDRVAESIARLLPTLERADIARTSIEGRGALIQVADMQQAIDVANRIAPEHLELSVAEPEQWLPQIRHAGAIFMGRYTAEALGDYCAGPNHVLPTSGTARFSSPLGVYDFQKRSSIINCSAEGASTLGKVASVLARGESLTAHARSAEYRIKS from the coding sequence ATGACCGCTCCCTCCGCCATCCGTCGACTCAACGCTGCCGATGCCGACTTCGCACGTCATCTGGATCATCTGTTGAGCTGGGAAAGCGTTTCCGACGATGGCGTAAACGAGCGAGTGCTGGAGATCATCAAGGCTGTACGCGAGCGCGGCGATGCTGCGCTGGTCGAGCTGACCCAGCGCTTCGATGGACTACAGGTCGCCTCCATGGCTGATCTGATCCTGCCACGCGCACGTCTGGAGCAGGCCCTCGAGCGGATTACCCCGGAACAGCGCGAGGCTCTCGAAATTGCTGCCGAGCGGGTGCGCAGCTATCACGAGCGGCAGAAACAGGACTCCTGGACCTATACCGAAGCCGACGGCACGGTGCTGGGGCAGAAAGTCACCCCGCTGGACCGCGCCGGTCTCTACGTGCCGGGCGGCAAGGCATCCTATCCATCGTCGGTGCTGATGAACGCCATTCCGGCCAAGGTTGCTGGTGTGCCGGAAGTGGTCATGGTCGTGCCTACCCCGCGTGGCGAGCTCAATGAGTTGGTGCTCGCGGCGGCCTGCATTGCCGGCGTCGATCGGGTCTTTACCATCGGTGGTGCGCAGGCGGTCGCGGCGCTGGCCTACGGTACCGAGAGCGTGCCGCCGGTGGACAAGATCGTCGGCCCGGGCAACATCTATGTTGCTACTGCTAAGCGTCACGTATTCGGCAAGGTTGGTATCGACATGATTGCAGGCCCGTCGGAAATCCTGGTGGTCTGCGACGGCCAGACCGACCCGGACTGGATCGCCATGGACCTGTTCTCCCAGGCCGAGCATGACGAGGATGCCCAGTCGATTCTGGTCAGCCCGGATGCCGTCTTCCTTGATCGCGTCGCCGAAAGCATCGCCCGCCTGCTGCCGACACTGGAGCGTGCCGATATCGCCCGTACCTCCATCGAAGGCCGTGGTGCGCTGATTCAGGTGGCCGACATGCAGCAGGCGATCGATGTCGCCAACCGTATCGCGCCTGAGCACCTGGAGCTTTCGGTCGCCGAGCCGGAGCAATGGCTGCCGCAGATTCGGCATGCCGGCGCGATCTTCATGGGGCGTTACACCGCCGAGGCGCTGGGCGATTACTGCGCTGGCCCGAACCACGTGCTGCCGACCTCGGGCACGGCGCGCTTCTCCTCGCCGCTGGGTGTGTATGACTTCCAGAAGCGCTCGTCGATCATCAATTGCTCGGCCGAGGGTGCCTCGACGTTGGGCAAAGTGGCGTCGGTGCTGGCGCGCGGCGAATCGCTGACGGCGCATGCGCGCAGCGCCGAGTACCGCATCAAGAGCTGA
- the hisG gene encoding ATP phosphoribosyltransferase has protein sequence MLTIALSKGRILDDTLPLLAAAGIVPTENPDKSRKLIIPTTQDDVRLLIVRATDVPTYVEHGAADLGVAGKDVLMEYGGQGLYEPLDLRIANCKLMTAGKVGAPEPKGRLRVATKFVNVAKRYYAEQGRQVDIIKLYGSMELAPLVGLADKIIDVVDTGNTLRANGLEPQELIAHISSRLVVNKASMKMQHARIQALIDTLHTAVQQHQH, from the coding sequence ATGCTTACCATCGCCCTGTCCAAAGGCCGCATCCTCGACGATACCCTGCCGCTGCTCGCCGCAGCCGGCATCGTGCCCACCGAGAACCCGGACAAGAGCCGCAAGCTGATCATCCCGACCACTCAGGATGATGTGCGTCTGCTGATCGTCCGCGCTACCGACGTGCCCACCTACGTCGAGCATGGTGCGGCCGATCTCGGCGTCGCCGGCAAGGATGTGCTGATGGAGTACGGCGGCCAGGGGCTGTACGAGCCACTCGATCTGCGCATCGCCAACTGCAAGTTGATGACCGCCGGCAAGGTCGGTGCGCCGGAGCCCAAGGGCCGCCTGCGCGTGGCGACCAAGTTCGTGAATGTCGCCAAGCGCTACTACGCCGAGCAGGGCCGCCAGGTCGACATCATCAAGCTGTACGGCTCGATGGAGCTTGCGCCGCTGGTGGGGCTGGCGGATAAGATCATCGACGTCGTCGACACCGGCAACACCCTGCGTGCCAATGGCCTGGAGCCCCAGGAACTGATCGCACACATCAGTTCGCGGCTGGTGGTGAACAAGGCTTCGATGAAGATGCAGCACGCGCGCATCCAAGCGCTGATCGATACCCTGCATACGGCGGTTCAGCAGCATCAGCATTGA